In a single window of the Alphaproteobacteria bacterium LSUCC0684 genome:
- a CDS encoding Tim44/TimA family putative adaptor protein, translating into MSGGIPFLDILIFAIIAIFLGLRLRSVLGRRDGFEQDLRRDPDAVEAMSEMRTKAKPQDLVSGEGIEAIANADTSFSEKEFLKGASAAYGMILEAFADGDMETLKPLLGYEMNTGFAQAIRDRGKAGETLSINLASLDDVKIHKARLTDGVASITVEYRSQQKRILKAEDGAIIEGADDATEAFIDHWTFERDISSRDPNWLLVETETLQD; encoded by the coding sequence ATGTCAGGTGGCATCCCTTTTCTGGATATTCTGATTTTTGCGATCATCGCAATCTTTCTCGGATTGCGCCTGCGCTCGGTTCTCGGGAGGCGCGACGGGTTTGAACAAGACCTCCGCCGTGATCCCGACGCCGTTGAGGCCATGTCCGAAATGAGAACCAAGGCAAAACCGCAGGATCTCGTCTCCGGGGAAGGGATTGAGGCCATTGCCAATGCCGATACGTCTTTCAGCGAAAAGGAATTTCTCAAAGGTGCTTCCGCAGCTTATGGCATGATCCTTGAAGCTTTTGCCGATGGCGACATGGAAACCCTGAAACCGCTTCTTGGATATGAAATGAATACCGGATTTGCCCAGGCAATCCGGGATCGCGGCAAGGCAGGCGAAACCTTATCGATAAACCTTGCTTCCCTTGATGACGTCAAGATCCATAAGGCCAGGCTGACAGACGGTGTCGCCTCGATCACCGTGGAATACCGCTCACAGCAGAAACGTATCCTCAAAGCCGAGGATGGCGCCATCATCGAAGGTGCCGATGATGCCACCGAAGCTTTTATTGATCACTGGACATTTGAACGTGATATTTCTTCGCGTGATCCAAACTGGCTTCTGGTGGAAACCGAAACCCTTCAGGATTAG
- the hisA gene encoding 1-(5-phosphoribosyl)-5-[(5-phosphoribosylamino)methylideneamino]imidazole-4-carboxamide isomerase: MKLYPAIDIKDGACVRLLYGDMDAVTSYNLDPGDQARQFAEAGCRWIHVVDLNGAVSGAPVNREAVRAILKIGLPVQLGGGIRDMKGIEAWLEDGISRVILGTAALKNPDLVREAARVFPGAIAVGADARDGMIAAEGWVETSDIPVVDLVRRFEDCGVAAVIFTDIGRDGALKGVNLEATASLARQTTIPVIASGGVASIKDIEALARDESGIEGVITGRAIYDGRLDLGEALALLDAA, from the coding sequence ATGAAACTCTATCCTGCGATAGACATCAAGGATGGCGCGTGCGTCCGCCTGCTTTATGGCGATATGGACGCGGTGACGTCCTATAATCTCGATCCCGGCGATCAGGCACGCCAGTTTGCCGAGGCGGGTTGCCGGTGGATACATGTTGTTGATCTCAACGGAGCGGTTTCAGGGGCGCCGGTCAATCGTGAGGCGGTGCGGGCCATTCTGAAAATCGGCCTGCCGGTTCAGCTTGGTGGCGGAATTCGGGACATGAAAGGGATCGAGGCCTGGCTTGAAGATGGTATCAGCCGTGTTATTCTCGGCACGGCCGCGCTCAAAAACCCTGACCTTGTCCGCGAAGCTGCCCGCGTTTTCCCGGGGGCGATTGCGGTGGGGGCAGATGCCCGCGACGGGATGATCGCCGCCGAAGGCTGGGTGGAGACATCCGATATCCCGGTTGTGGATCTTGTCCGCCGGTTTGAGGATTGCGGTGTCGCGGCCGTGATTTTCACCGATATCGGTCGTGACGGCGCGCTCAAAGGCGTCAACCTTGAGGCGACCGCTTCGCTGGCGCGGCAGACAACTATCCCGGTCATTGCGTCGGGCGGGGTGGCCTCGATCAAGGATATCGAAGCGCTGGCCCGGGATGAGAGCGGCATCGAAGGCGTGATCACGGGCAGAGCCATCTATGACGGCCGTCTTGATCTTGGCGAAGCGCTGGCGCTTCTGGATGCGGCCTGA
- the hisH gene encoding imidazole glycerol phosphate synthase subunit HisH, which produces MRVAVVDYGSGNLQSVMQAIRASARDAGLSHEAILTSNAGDVAGADYVVLPGVGAYADCAAGIRGLPEMAETLNRRVIEDGRPFLGICVGMQLMASRGLEDGDTPGFGWLRGDVCAITPAPDGDRDRKIPHMGWNSLTFRQDHPVFAGCDDGMAVYFLHSFAFEGETDAILAETDYGGPVVAAIGRDNMVGLQFHPEKSQNTGQRIMTNWLSWKP; this is translated from the coding sequence ATGCGTGTTGCGGTGGTGGATTATGGCTCCGGCAATCTTCAGTCGGTGATGCAGGCCATTCGGGCTTCGGCTCGGGATGCCGGCCTTTCGCATGAGGCGATCCTGACAAGTAATGCCGGAGACGTTGCCGGGGCTGATTACGTGGTGCTGCCCGGGGTTGGCGCTTATGCCGATTGCGCTGCGGGCATACGCGGCCTGCCGGAGATGGCAGAAACCCTCAATAGAAGAGTAATCGAGGATGGCCGCCCATTTCTTGGTATCTGTGTTGGCATGCAGCTGATGGCAAGCCGCGGTCTTGAAGATGGCGATACCCCTGGTTTTGGCTGGCTGAGGGGAGATGTGTGTGCCATCACCCCGGCACCGGATGGCGACAGAGACCGCAAGATCCCGCATATGGGATGGAACAGCCTGACCTTTCGGCAGGATCATCCGGTATTTGCCGGCTGCGATGATGGCATGGCTGTCTATTTTCTGCACAGTTTTGCTTTTGAAGGCGAAACCGATGCCATTCTGGCGGAAACCGATTACGGCGGCCCTGTTGTTGCCGCAATTGGACGTGACAATATGGTCGGTCTGCAGTTTCACCCTGAAAAAAGCCAGAATACCGGCCAGCGGATCATGACCAACTGGCTTTCATGGAAACCCTGA
- a CDS encoding (Fe-S)-binding protein: MTTSPKKSNKKVTAGLFVTCLIDAMRPSAGMAALRLLEAAGCEVIVPENQTCCGQPAWNSGDIKAARVAATPFLDAFDACDYVVVPSGSCAGMLAHHLVDLFEGSGDLHARRQAAAIAGKTYELTSFLVDVMGMKTPPGKTTARIAYHDSCSSLREMKVISQPRALLNAAGADVVDLDKADTCCGFGGTFSVKYGDISGTMADDKATDIEAKDPDMLVAGDMGCLMNIAGRLLRRGSAIEVRHVAEVLDGAMEASPIGGLRDSASQNPGN; this comes from the coding sequence ATGACCACGTCACCAAAAAAATCCAATAAAAAGGTCACCGCCGGTCTGTTCGTCACCTGTCTTATCGATGCCATGCGGCCAAGTGCGGGAATGGCGGCCCTGCGCCTGCTTGAGGCCGCAGGCTGCGAGGTGATTGTGCCGGAAAACCAGACATGCTGCGGCCAGCCGGCGTGGAATTCAGGAGATATCAAGGCGGCCCGGGTGGCGGCGACACCCTTTCTTGATGCTTTTGATGCCTGTGATTATGTGGTTGTGCCTTCCGGGTCCTGCGCGGGCATGCTGGCGCATCACCTTGTCGATCTGTTCGAGGGAAGCGGAGATTTGCACGCCAGGCGGCAGGCTGCGGCGATTGCTGGCAAGACGTATGAGCTCACGTCTTTTCTTGTCGATGTCATGGGCATGAAAACCCCGCCCGGAAAGACGACGGCCCGAATAGCCTATCACGACAGTTGCTCTTCCTTGCGTGAAATGAAGGTCATCTCCCAGCCCCGCGCCCTGCTCAACGCTGCCGGTGCCGACGTGGTTGATCTCGACAAGGCAGATACCTGCTGTGGTTTTGGCGGGACATTTTCCGTCAAATATGGCGACATTTCCGGCACGATGGCGGATGACAAGGCGACAGATATCGAGGCGAAGGACCCCGACATGCTGGTGGCAGGCGATATGGGGTGCCTCATGAATATCGCCGGTCGCCTGCTGCGCCGTGGCAGTGCGATTGAGGTTCGGCACGTGGCCGAAGTGCTGGATGGTGCCATGGAAGCTTCACCCATTGGCGGGCTTCGGGATTCCGCATCCCAAAACCCCGGAAACTAG
- a CDS encoding GNAT family N-acetyltransferase, which produces MANTPQARMPIKSVETVTSIANGDLHELCDATEAAIEDGGGFGWLSSPGRKRLEDYWKGVLLIPEKVLIIGRIDGVVASSCQIARPPRNNEAQRFMCHLTTFFVAPWARGHGLAPMMLDEAEAFSRSEGFRMINLDVRATQENAIRRYEAAGYVKFGTNPKYALVGEEYIPGYYYYKEIT; this is translated from the coding sequence ATGGCAAACACCCCACAGGCACGGATGCCGATCAAGAGTGTTGAAACCGTGACCAGTATCGCCAATGGCGATCTTCATGAATTGTGCGACGCAACGGAAGCGGCGATCGAAGATGGTGGCGGCTTCGGCTGGCTTAGCTCTCCGGGTCGCAAAAGGCTTGAGGATTACTGGAAAGGCGTTCTGCTTATTCCGGAAAAAGTGCTGATCATCGGCCGAATTGACGGCGTGGTTGCATCAAGCTGCCAGATCGCCCGGCCGCCTCGAAACAACGAAGCTCAGCGGTTCATGTGTCATCTGACCACGTTTTTCGTCGCCCCCTGGGCACGTGGACATGGTCTTGCTCCGATGATGCTGGATGAAGCTGAAGCGTTTTCACGTTCCGAAGGTTTCCGCATGATCAATCTCGATGTCCGCGCTACCCAGGAAAACGCAATTCGTCGATATGAAGCGGCGGGATATGTGAAATTCGGCACGAACCCGAAATACGCGCTGGTCGGGGAAGAGTATATCCCGGGATATTACTACTATAAGGAAATCACATGA
- a CDS encoding LutB/LldF family L-lactate oxidation iron-sulfur protein has product METQSRHFKENVAAAILDDDLKGAMSKLTSALRPKRASAVAGLPEFDQLRDHGIAIRMHTLDHIDTYLAQFEDNVIANGGHVHWCADEDSARQTILDLCRQHDVRTVTKGKSMVTEELGLNTFLDSHGILPLETDLGEYIIQLRGEHPSHIIAPATHLQREQIAETFRQSHTHLDADRPMDTAESLTEEARQELREKYGAADAGITGANFMIAETGSTIIVTNEGNGDLTQTLARVHIVVASLEKIIPTMEDAGVLLRLLARSATGQDMSVYTTLSSGPRRPGDPDGPEAFHVVLVDNGRSGMIGGSEREMLRCIRCSACLNHCPVYAAIGGHAYGWVYSGPMGKVLTPSLTGLDQAPDLPNASSFCGKCEEVCPMRIPLPKLMRNLRTKQTEMKMTSMRQRVILALWSQLASRPALYRLVTGTVTRILARIAGKRGAFRWLPMTGGWTKMRDLPAPEGGGFFARYNASRKGDH; this is encoded by the coding sequence ATGGAAACACAAAGCCGCCATTTCAAGGAAAATGTCGCCGCCGCGATCCTTGATGATGACCTCAAAGGTGCCATGAGCAAACTGACCTCGGCCCTGCGTCCCAAACGGGCCAGTGCGGTGGCTGGCCTGCCGGAATTCGATCAGCTTCGTGATCACGGGATTGCGATCAGGATGCATACGCTTGATCATATCGATACCTATCTTGCGCAATTTGAAGATAATGTCATTGCCAATGGTGGGCATGTCCACTGGTGCGCCGATGAGGACAGCGCAAGACAGACCATCCTCGATTTATGCCGGCAGCATGATGTCCGGACCGTCACCAAGGGTAAATCCATGGTGACCGAAGAGCTCGGGCTCAACACCTTTCTCGACAGCCACGGAATATTGCCGCTGGAAACCGATCTTGGGGAATATATCATTCAGCTGCGAGGTGAGCATCCTTCGCATATCATTGCCCCGGCCACCCATCTGCAACGTGAACAGATCGCGGAAACTTTCCGGCAATCACATACCCATCTTGATGCGGATCGCCCCATGGATACGGCCGAAAGCCTGACCGAGGAGGCCAGGCAGGAATTGCGCGAAAAATACGGTGCCGCCGATGCCGGTATTACCGGCGCAAATTTCATGATCGCCGAAACCGGATCTACCATCATTGTCACGAATGAAGGCAATGGGGATCTGACCCAGACTCTTGCCCGGGTTCATATCGTGGTGGCGTCGCTGGAAAAGATCATCCCGACCATGGAGGATGCGGGTGTTCTCCTGCGGCTACTGGCACGTTCCGCCACCGGCCAGGATATGAGCGTCTACACCACGCTTTCAAGTGGTCCGCGGCGGCCGGGTGATCCCGACGGGCCGGAGGCTTTCCATGTGGTGCTGGTGGATAATGGGCGGAGCGGCATGATTGGCGGCAGCGAACGTGAGATGCTGCGCTGCATCCGGTGTTCGGCCTGTCTTAACCATTGCCCGGTCTATGCAGCCATCGGGGGGCATGCCTATGGCTGGGTATATTCCGGCCCTATGGGAAAGGTGCTGACCCCTTCCCTGACCGGGCTTGATCAGGCCCCGGATCTGCCCAACGCATCGAGTTTCTGCGGCAAATGCGAGGAAGTCTGCCCGATGCGGATACCGCTGCCGAAACTGATGCGAAATCTGCGCACCAAGCAGACGGAAATGAAAATGACATCCATGCGGCAGCGGGTTATTCTTGCCTTGTGGTCGCAATTGGCATCAAGACCTGCTCTCTACCGGTTGGTGACCGGCACCGTGACACGGATTCTTGCCCGGATCGCCGGAAAAAGGGGGGCGTTCCGCTGGCTGCCGATGACCGGCGGATGGACCAAAATGCGTGATCTTCCGGCCCCGGAAGGCGGCGGATTTTTTGCCCGCTATAATGCGTCGAGGAAAGGGGATCACTGA
- a CDS encoding phosphoribosyl-ATP diphosphatase, translating into MDTHILDRLYAVIEERKSADPEESWTARLLAEAPALPARKLGEEAAETIIEAMRGDSAALKREAADLIYHLMVVLAAAGVRPEDVWRELEQRENQSGLVEKASR; encoded by the coding sequence ATGGACACCCATATTCTTGATCGTCTTTATGCTGTAATCGAAGAGCGCAAATCGGCGGACCCGGAGGAAAGCTGGACCGCCCGTCTTCTCGCCGAGGCCCCCGCCCTGCCCGCAAGAAAACTGGGTGAGGAAGCTGCCGAAACCATCATCGAAGCCATGCGTGGAGACAGCGCCGCCCTCAAGCGAGAGGCCGCGGACCTGATCTACCATCTCATGGTTGTTCTTGCCGCCGCCGGCGTCAGGCCCGAAGATGTCTGGCGTGAGCTGGAACAGCGCGAAAACCAGTCTGGTCTGGTGGAAAAGGCCAGTCGTTGA
- the hisB gene encoding imidazoleglycerol-phosphate dehydratase HisB — translation MTKAATRQGAVSRTTKETRIDATIQIDGTGAAEISTGIGFFDHMLEQLARHSLMDITLKAEGDLHIDTHHTVEDCGWALGAAFAEAIGDRSGIQRYGHFYLPMDEALSRVAVDVSGRPWLVWRVALTSPKLGSMDTEVFREFFQAFAQAAGITLHVETLYGFNSHHMIESCFKAMARALRLSTTVDPREDGRVPSTKGVLGGSL, via the coding sequence ATGACAAAGGCCGCCACACGACAGGGTGCCGTTAGTCGCACCACCAAGGAAACCAGGATTGACGCCACGATCCAGATCGATGGCACGGGCGCTGCTGAAATCAGCACCGGAATCGGATTCTTTGATCATATGCTTGAACAACTGGCACGCCACAGCCTGATGGATATCACGCTCAAGGCAGAAGGGGATCTGCATATCGACACCCACCATACGGTTGAAGATTGCGGCTGGGCACTCGGCGCGGCATTTGCCGAAGCCATAGGTGACCGCAGCGGCATTCAGCGTTACGGGCATTTTTACCTCCCCATGGATGAGGCCCTGAGCCGGGTTGCGGTTGATGTTTCCGGCCGGCCATGGCTTGTCTGGAGGGTTGCGTTGACATCACCGAAACTCGGGTCGATGGATACCGAAGTCTTTCGTGAGTTTTTTCAGGCTTTCGCGCAAGCGGCCGGGATCACGCTTCATGTTGAAACCCTCTATGGCTTTAACAGCCACCACATGATTGAAAGCTGCTTCAAGGCAATGGCAAGGGCGCTGCGCCTCTCCACCACGGTGGATCCGCGCGAAGACGGGCGCGTTCCTTCCACCAAAGGTGTTCTCGGGGGGAGTCTCTGA
- a CDS encoding helix-turn-helix domain-containing protein produces MTPFGIRLRQLRQEKGFTLSGLARSLGVSTAYISQLENGHKGQPSAVMVDQICAIFGLIWDDAEALKAKARQSRVRVVIDTSDCGPEATRAANLMAEVLPRIDEEEAGRMAEWLEERQKKL; encoded by the coding sequence ATGACGCCTTTCGGGATCAGGCTCAGGCAACTTCGGCAGGAAAAGGGGTTTACCCTTTCGGGGCTTGCCCGCAGTCTCGGTGTTTCTACGGCCTATATCTCACAGCTTGAAAATGGCCATAAGGGCCAGCCATCGGCGGTGATGGTGGATCAGATCTGCGCTATTTTCGGCCTGATCTGGGATGATGCCGAGGCGCTCAAGGCCAAGGCAAGACAATCCCGGGTGCGGGTGGTTATCGACACATCCGATTGCGGGCCGGAGGCGACACGCGCTGCCAATCTGATGGCGGAAGTGCTGCCCCGCATCGATGAGGAAGAGGCCGGCCGGATGGCCGAATGGCTCGAAGAGCGCCAGAAAAAACTCTGA
- a CDS encoding FxsA family protein, with amino-acid sequence MTGLVGFGILILMIWAEIITFGIVGDAIGVLPTIIGVFVTAAIGVRLFRRAGHATLQRMAENARAGTPPVVEVADGAAIILAAILLLIPGYVTDLAGFILFIPGIRTGLAIMLFALITRIMPKRNFTFTSAGFQRYDYQNDTESTRPHTPPRSVGEGESSITIEGEYQRKD; translated from the coding sequence ATGACAGGTCTTGTCGGTTTTGGTATCCTGATCCTGATGATCTGGGCTGAAATCATCACATTTGGCATTGTCGGAGATGCCATTGGTGTTCTGCCTACGATCATCGGCGTCTTTGTGACGGCCGCAATCGGGGTCCGGCTTTTTCGACGGGCGGGACACGCAACCCTCCAGCGCATGGCTGAAAATGCCAGGGCAGGTACGCCCCCGGTGGTCGAAGTTGCCGATGGCGCGGCCATCATCCTTGCCGCGATCCTTCTCTTGATCCCGGGTTATGTCACCGATCTTGCCGGTTTCATCCTCTTTATTCCGGGGATACGCACGGGGCTTGCCATCATGCTGTTCGCCCTGATCACAAGGATAATGCCGAAACGCAACTTTACCTTTACGAGCGCCGGCTTTCAGCGATATGACTATCAAAACGACACCGAATCTACCAGACCGCATACTCCCCCTCGATCGGTTGGCGAAGGGGAGAGTTCCATTACCATAGAAGGCGAGTACCAGCGGAAAGACTGA
- a CDS encoding Smr/MutS family protein — translation MAKKPLDDEDISLWRRVAASVTPILRRRMPASPPAEEVVAPAVKARKKKTSRSTTGQQVISSPRKAPPELQPADLDTAGFGGISRSSARAIKSGQAGFTSRLDLHGLSRDQAYIRLVRFLTDAASTGHRHVLIITGKGARGGGVIRREFPGWITAPPLNGLVIAYCQAQPKDGGAGAWYVNLRRS, via the coding sequence ATGGCGAAAAAGCCGCTAGATGACGAAGATATCTCTCTGTGGAGACGTGTTGCCGCCAGTGTGACGCCGATCCTGCGACGGCGGATGCCAGCATCACCCCCGGCAGAAGAGGTTGTGGCCCCTGCGGTCAAGGCACGAAAGAAAAAAACATCACGGAGCACCACCGGACAGCAGGTTATCTCATCCCCGCGTAAAGCACCCCCCGAACTCCAGCCGGCTGATCTTGATACGGCGGGGTTCGGCGGTATTTCGAGGTCATCTGCCCGGGCAATCAAATCAGGTCAGGCAGGATTCACCTCAAGGCTTGATCTGCATGGATTGAGCCGTGATCAGGCGTATATTCGGTTGGTGCGGTTTCTTACCGATGCTGCCAGCACCGGACATCGCCATGTGCTTATCATTACCGGCAAGGGCGCACGAGGTGGCGGCGTAATCCGGCGTGAGTTTCCAGGCTGGATTACCGCACCTCCCCTGAACGGACTGGTCATCGCCTATTGCCAGGCACAGCCGAAGGATGGCGGTGCCGGCGCCTGGTACGTGAATCTGAGGCGATCATGA
- a CDS encoding HIT domain-containing protein gives MSKSYDPENVFAKILNGAIPSSPVDQDETTFSFDDIQPRARVHSLVIPKGAYVDLNDFAARASDEELAGWVRALARVAQKQGVAESGYRVIVNCGPDGNQEVPHLHGHVLGGQPLGAMIRRS, from the coding sequence ATGTCCAAGAGTTATGATCCCGAAAACGTTTTTGCCAAGATCCTCAACGGAGCTATTCCATCCAGTCCGGTTGATCAGGATGAGACCACCTTTTCCTTTGATGACATTCAGCCGCGCGCCCGGGTTCATAGTCTGGTTATTCCCAAGGGTGCTTATGTCGATCTCAATGATTTTGCCGCCCGGGCCAGTGATGAAGAACTCGCCGGATGGGTCCGCGCCCTTGCCCGTGTTGCCCAAAAACAGGGGGTGGCCGAAAGCGGATATCGAGTCATCGTGAATTGTGGTCCCGATGGCAATCAGGAAGTCCCGCATCTGCACGGTCATGTGCTGGGTGGTCAACCTCTCGGCGCCATGATCCGGCGGTCATGA
- a CDS encoding lactate utilization protein C, with protein MGAADRSRIFDRLRAANAGRVRTPHPGKATPPRMGQLTGKKKTDRFVDQARQQFATVDMLPSLADLPGYMSAWLRQHNLPQDIVIAPILEHLDWTTEDALSARAGTATTSDMVGVSLAFGAAAETGTVMMISGNDTPTTLNFVPDVEVIILSKMDISAGMEGCWEQLRSYKEDKGKMPRAVNYITGPSRTADVEATMVLGAHGPRRLHILLIDEASPWRKSR; from the coding sequence ATGGGTGCTGCGGATCGGAGCCGGATCTTTGATCGTCTTCGCGCGGCGAATGCAGGCCGCGTCAGGACACCTCATCCGGGCAAGGCCACGCCACCACGGATGGGGCAGTTGACCGGGAAAAAGAAAACAGACCGTTTTGTTGATCAGGCAAGACAGCAATTCGCCACGGTGGATATGCTCCCATCTCTTGCTGATCTGCCCGGATATATGAGCGCATGGCTACGCCAGCATAACCTTCCGCAGGATATTGTCATCGCCCCGATACTCGAGCATCTGGACTGGACGACGGAAGACGCGCTGAGCGCGCGTGCCGGAACCGCGACAACATCTGACATGGTCGGTGTCAGCCTGGCGTTTGGTGCGGCGGCTGAAACCGGCACGGTGATGATGATTTCCGGCAATGATACGCCCACCACCCTCAATTTCGTGCCTGATGTCGAGGTCATTATCCTCAGCAAGATGGATATTTCGGCCGGGATGGAGGGCTGCTGGGAACAGCTCAGATCGTATAAGGAAGACAAAGGGAAAATGCCGCGGGCGGTGAATTATATCACCGGCCCGTCCCGTACCGCCGATGTCGAGGCGACCATGGTGCTGGGCGCGCATGGCCCGCGGCGGCTTCATATTCTCCTGATAGATGAGGCGTCACCATGGCGAAAAAGCCGCTAG
- the hisF gene encoding imidazole glycerol phosphate synthase subunit HisF, with product MLATRIIPCLDVDGGRVVKGINFVDLVDAGDPVEQARVYNDAGADELCFLDITASHEGRETIVDVVRRTAAMCFMPLTVGGGVRSVDDFRRMLLAGADKVSVNSSAVADPDLLGRAASRFGSQCVVLAIDARRNPDGGFEVYTHGGRKPTGIDAVAWAQEGCRRGAGEILLTSMDADGTREGYDIDLLRAVSDAVRVPVIASGGAGNADHMADAVIEGHASAVLAASIFHFGVLTVDAVKKVMQDRGIAVRRNDRIQQAGG from the coding sequence ATGCTGGCAACGCGGATCATTCCCTGTCTTGATGTTGATGGCGGCCGTGTCGTCAAGGGTATCAATTTTGTCGATCTGGTCGATGCCGGTGACCCGGTGGAACAGGCACGGGTGTATAATGACGCCGGTGCCGATGAGTTGTGCTTTCTTGATATCACCGCAAGCCATGAGGGGCGCGAGACAATCGTCGATGTCGTCCGGCGAACGGCGGCCATGTGCTTCATGCCGCTGACGGTAGGTGGCGGGGTGCGCTCGGTTGATGATTTCAGGCGGATGCTGCTCGCCGGTGCCGACAAGGTTTCGGTCAATTCATCGGCGGTGGCGGACCCGGATCTTCTCGGTCGTGCGGCATCGCGTTTCGGCAGCCAGTGCGTTGTCCTTGCCATTGATGCGCGGCGCAATCCGGATGGCGGATTTGAAGTATATACCCATGGCGGCCGCAAACCGACAGGGATTGATGCCGTCGCCTGGGCACAGGAAGGATGCCGGCGCGGGGCTGGTGAAATCCTGCTTACATCGATGGATGCCGATGGCACGAGAGAAGGATATGATATCGATCTCTTGCGGGCGGTTTCCGATGCCGTGCGGGTGCCGGTGATCGCATCGGGCGGGGCCGGAAATGCCGATCACATGGCGGATGCGGTGATTGAGGGGCATGCCTCGGCGGTGCTGGCGGCATCGATCTTTCATTTTGGTGTGCTGACGGTTGATGCGGTCAAGAAGGTCATGCAGGATAGAGGGATCGCGGTACGCCGCAACGACCGGATCCAGCAAGCCGGAGGCTGA
- the secB gene encoding protein-export chaperone SecB, protein MPNEQQNQQQLIIHTQYIKDLSFENPNSPAVYLPSEAQPEIQININVTANPQEQERFFEVVLTITANATRDGKGMFVAELSYAGIVSVAENVDSKVIHPLVMIEGPRLLFPFARQILSEITQSGGFLPLNIQPIDFVRVYQAGIESQQNSEAAPAPDTEVEKKPNKKSSKKEKLN, encoded by the coding sequence ATGCCAAACGAACAACAAAACCAGCAGCAGCTGATCATTCATACCCAGTACATCAAGGACTTGTCTTTTGAAAACCCCAACTCACCGGCCGTTTATCTGCCGAGTGAGGCACAGCCCGAAATCCAGATCAATATCAACGTGACGGCAAACCCCCAGGAACAGGAACGGTTTTTTGAAGTCGTGCTGACCATCACCGCCAACGCAACACGTGATGGCAAGGGTATGTTTGTCGCTGAACTTTCCTATGCAGGTATTGTCTCTGTCGCCGAAAATGTCGATTCCAAGGTGATCCATCCCCTTGTCATGATCGAAGGGCCGCGACTTTTGTTCCCGTTTGCGCGTCAGATCCTGTCAGAAATCACCCAGTCCGGCGGCTTCCTGCCGCTGAATATCCAGCCGATCGATTTTGTCCGGGTCTATCAAGCCGGTATCGAAAGCCAGCAGAATTCGGAAGCAGCTCCCGCCCCGGATACCGAAGTTGAAAAAAAGCCGAACAAAAAATCCAGCAAGAAAGAAAAGCTTAACTAG
- the dnaQ gene encoding DNA polymerase III subunit epsilon produces MTREIVLDTETTGLNTADGHRIVEIGALEMINHVPTGKTFHVYINPERPIDPDATAIHGITDERVASEPVFAEIAEGFIEFIGESKLVIHNASFDMGFINAEFERIGHPELPADRAIDTLALARRKFPGAQASLDALCRRFNIDNSHRKLHGAMVDTDLLADVYIELIGGRQPGLTLSVAEDTATVHQQVAMPKISGKTRPPRPHDASAEEKAAHEAFIDGLSDPLWRSLPNTAS; encoded by the coding sequence ATGACACGTGAAATTGTTCTCGACACGGAAACGACAGGGCTGAATACGGCCGATGGGCACCGGATTGTCGAGATCGGGGCGCTGGAAATGATCAACCATGTACCCACCGGCAAGACATTCCATGTCTATATCAACCCAGAGCGCCCAATCGATCCCGATGCGACAGCGATCCACGGCATTACCGATGAACGTGTCGCAAGCGAGCCGGTTTTTGCCGAAATTGCCGAAGGATTCATCGAATTCATCGGCGAGTCGAAACTGGTGATCCACAACGCGTCATTTGATATGGGCTTTATCAATGCCGAATTCGAACGCATCGGCCATCCGGAACTGCCTGCCGACCGGGCGATTGACACATTGGCCCTTGCACGGCGGAAGTTTCCGGGTGCCCAGGCCAGTCTTGATGCTCTCTGCCGCCGGTTCAATATTGACAACAGCCATCGCAAGCTTCACGGCGCGATGGTTGACACCGATCTTCTGGCGGACGTGTATATCGAACTTATCGGTGGCCGACAGCCGGGGCTGACCCTTAGTGTCGCCGAAGACACCGCCACTGTTCATCAGCAGGTAGCGATGCCCAAGATATCAGGCAAGACCCGTCCACCCCGGCCGCATGATGCGAGCGCCGAAGAAAAGGCGGCTCATGAAGCCTTTATCGATGGTCTGTCTGATCCGCTCTGGCGAAGTCTGCCGAACACCGCGTCCTAG